The sequence below is a genomic window from Brevibacillus agri.
CTTGTCCGGTTGAGCGGCTTCAGGCTTTTTCTCTTCCTTTGCCGTCTCGGTGCTGCCGCAAGCAGACAACAAGAGAGAAGATCCGAGCACAACGGCGGACAGCGGGTAACCCCATTTTTTCATCATCTGAAAACATCCCCTTAATTACCATATAAGTAGATTCTTATACATTGATAATAAAAATCATTATCATTCAGGAAAAATGTAAACCTTTCTTTGGCGGTTTGCAATATTTTTTTGTACAGAGAAGAATGTATAAGATTCTTATCCAGTATCAGCGCAACTAAGTCTGCGCCAAGTTTTCTGACAGGCTTGCCTACCGGTTTATTTTGCATGCCGGAACGAGGGGGGAGCGAGACAGAAAAAAAGGCCGCCGAGTCCGTTGCTCGACAAGCCTTTTTGCGCGGGGTTCAATCAGCCAAATACTTCAGGAGAATGCTCTTTTCGTGGAGCAGATGTTCCTTCATCCTGGACTGGGCCGCTTCGGGGTCTTTGCTCTTGATCGCTTCGTAGATCGCTCTATGCTCGTGGAAAAACTGCGCGGAGACGGAGTGGTTCGAGTAAATTTCCATTCTGCGAGTCTCGCGAATGCCGATTTCCATTTGGTGGGAGAGCGATTCAAACAGATGCGCCAGGATGGAGTTGTGGGTGGCTTTGGCGAGTGTCAGGTGAAAAAGCAGATCGGTGCGCTCGCCTACTTCCTCGGCGCCGACGTGCTGCTCCATTTCCGCGAGGATGGCTTCCAAGGAGTGCAGGTCGTGATCGTCACGCTTGAGTGCAGCGATGGCGGCGTTGGAGACTTCCAGCGATTTTCGCACCTCGATCAGTTCGAGAATGGTTTGTTTGTTCGTTTGCAAGCCGCTGAGATCAGGCAGCAGGCTGTGCGCAGGGGAGGGGATGCTTCTTACCGTGCAATTGCCGCCCTGGCGAATCTCAATCAGCCCCATCGCCTTCAAGGCACTGAGCGCCTCGCGCGTGGTGGAGCGGCCGACGCCGAATCGCTCCGACAGCTCCTTGGTGGAGGGGAGCTTGGCTCCGGGTGGCAGCTCTCCGTTGAGAATGAGCGCTTTTAACTGCTCGGTGATGTGTTCGTAATGGTTTTTTTTGGCGAGCCTGGAGA
It includes:
- a CDS encoding FadR/GntR family transcriptional regulator, giving the protein MDLSRLAKKNHYEHITEQLKALILNGELPPGAKLPSTKELSERFGVGRSTTREALSALKAMGLIEIRQGGNCTVRSIPSPAHSLLPDLSGLQTNKQTILELIEVRKSLEVSNAAIAALKRDDHDLHSLEAILAEMEQHVGAEEVGERTDLLFHLTLAKATHNSILAHLFESLSHQMEIGIRETRRMEIYSNHSVSAQFFHEHRAIYEAIKSKDPEAAQSRMKEHLLHEKSILLKYLAD